The DNA window GTGGCAAACGGCGTAGTGTCGATCCCTCTGCGAGGCGCCCAGCGAAAATCGTTTTCGAATGGGAAGACGGTGCGTCTGGCCGAGGAGTTTCTCGCTGGCGAAGAAAATGCCCTGGCCCGGGCTGCGGCCGAGTCGTTTCTCAACCCGTCGCAACCCGATCATTTTTCCTACAATCCGTGGGTCCTGTACGGTCCCACCGGCGTCGGTAAATCACTCCTGGCTCAGGGTTTATTACACCAGCTGCAGGCCCGCGACTGGTCCACGCTGTGTATCGCTGGCGTCGACTGGGCGCGCGAATACGCCGATGCGGTAGAGACCAAAAGCGTCGGAGAAATGCGCGAGAAGTACCAGGCGTATGACTACCTGTTGATTGAAGACCTCCATGAAATGGCCGAGAAAAAGCCGGCCCAGCAGGAACTGGTGCTGCTGATCGACGCCCTGCTGGATGCGGGCAGCCGGCTCTGGGTAACCCTGCTGGCCCCGCCGACCGAAACCCGCGGTTTCCTGCCCGCACTGGCCAGCCGCCTGGCCGAAGGCCTGGCCACCCCGCTGCGTCCGCCCGGCCCGCTGGTGCGGAAAGAACTGCTGCAGCGACTGGCGACCGCCAGCAAGATCAAACTGTCAGGACCCGCCCTGGCGACGCTCGTGGAAAGCACCTCGGGCGCCCCGTTGGAATTGAAACAGACCCTGCTGGCCGCCGCCGCTGCCGCCCATGCGGCCGGAGAAACGCTCAGCCCGGCGTTCCTGGCGCAGCATTTATCTGCGGCCCGGGCGGCACGTCGTCCCAGTTTGCGAAACATCACGGCCAAGGTCTCCGGCCGGTTCCAGCTCAAATCGTCCGAACTGAAGAGCGCCACCCGGCGCCAGGCCGTGGTGCGAGCCCGGGGCGTCGCCATGTATATTGCACGCCAGTTAACCGATAAAACACTCGAAGAAGTTGGCAAACACTACGGAGGTCGGGACCATACTACCGTCCTGCACGCCTGTCGCCGCACAGAAGCGCTCCTCCACGAAGATCCCGAACTGCAGAAACTGGTCGAAGAAATCGCCATCCAGCTTTCGTAATGATGTTACCCGGAATGATGTTATCCCTGCCTGTGTCGTTTCCGCCTGTCGTCTTCCTTGGGACCCGTACAGGTTCTCTGGCCGCCGGTGAACTTCAGGGTTCCCGACCGTCGCAACTCTCCCGTTCAAAGCCTGGAAAACTTGTCGATTGCCTGTCGCTAACGGTTCATGCTTTTCCTGCTAGCAACAGCCCCTTCCGGCAGCCGCCAGGTTCGACCATTTTGTCGACCCGCCAGCGACCGCAACCCAACCACCGGCCAACGCGTTTTGCACTGAAAAATGGCGCTTCAAATTCCTCGCAACCTGTTTGCCATCCAGCACTTGAAATTTGATGACCAGAAGTTATCGACCGCCAGGCCGCGAAGATCATTACGACTATTATTTAAAACATTAAGTATTAAGAACCAGACCGCCCGGGAAGAACCCGGCGGCATTGAGGAACATTTGCAATGAAACTGACGTGCGACCGAGAGAAGTTTTTCGCCGCCTTTCAAATCGCCGCAGCGGTGGCGCCCAGTCGTAGCCCCAAGCCAATCCTGCAGAGCGTCAAGCTCGACGTCGGCAAAGACGAAGCGATGCTGACCGCCACCGACATGGAGGTCGGAATCCGCGTTCAGGCCTCCGGAGTGACCGTGGAGCAGCCTGGCGCCGTGATTCTGCCCGTGAGCAGGGTGGCCGCCATCCTTCGCGAGAGCACCGACGACAGGCTCGATATCGAAGCCGACGAAAAAGGCGCCGTGATCCGCGGCCAGCGCAGCGAATTCAAACTGCCGGTCCAGGATCCCAGCGAGTTTCCCCAGGTGGCCGCCTTTAACGAGGAAAAGCTGCACGAGCTGAAAGCCGGCTCTCTCCGCGAGTTGATCCGTCGCACCAGTTTCGCCACCGATGTCGAAAGCGCCCGTTACGCACTCGGCGGCGTCCTGTTCGAATTTACGGCCGACGGCGTGACGGCCGTTGGCACCGACGGTCGTCGTCTGGCCAAAATGGAGTGCGCCGGCAAAGCGATCGGCGGGCACGAAGTGCACGACGCCACCACCATCATTCCCACCCGGGCCGCCCAGCTGATCGAACGTACGCTGGCCGCCCTGGCGGAGAGCGACGACACCATTCAGATCGCCGCCAGGGCGAACGACGTGCTGGTCCGGTGCGGCGCCGCCGTGCTGTACTCGCGACTGGTCGAAGGCCGCTTTCCCAAGTGGCGGGATGTGTTCCCGCAGCGGACTAACGCCGTGAAAATCCCGCTGGTCGTGGGTCCCGCCTATTCGGCCCTGCGGCAGGCCTCGATTGTCGCCAGCAATGAAAGCCGCGGCATCGACTTCCAGTTTGGCCAGGGGTCGCTGGTGCTGTCCGGCTCCAACGCCGACCATGGCGCCGCCCGGGTGGAAATGCCGATCCCCTACGACGGCGAACCGATCACGCTGACCCTGGACCACCGCTACCTGGCCGATTTCTTCAAAGTGCTGGACGCTGAGAAAACGTTCACTTGCGAAATTGAGTCTTCCGATACGGCCGCCCTGTGCACCACCGACGACGGCTATGGCTATGTGATCATGCCCCTGCAACGCGATCGACGCTGATCATGGATAAGGATTACGAAAAAGAAGATCTGGCGAACCTGCTGTTCGACGCCGCCCGGCGCCGCCAGTTCACCAAAGCGCCCAAGAAAATCTCCGGACTGATGAGCTCGCTCCTGGCCCGCAAAGGCTACGCGCAGGAGCAAACCTCCAGCGACTGTTCCGCCGCCTGGGCGGAGGCCGCCGGACCGCGGCTCGCCAAACAGACCCGTTCCGGCAGTATCAAACGGGGCGTGCTCGAGGTCTTCGTGCGTAATTCAACCGTCCACCAGGAACTGGTGTTTCAGAAAAAACAGATTCTCAAAAAACTGCTGCATGCGGCCGCCTCTTTCAAGATCCGCGACATCCGTTTCAAGATTGGCGTCGTCGATTTTGGCGATGACAACACTCCCCCGGCCGGTCGCACCTGACCCGCCAACTCGCGTCCGCTGCGTCCCCGTGCCATCGGCCGCTGTGAAGCCAGGTTTCGTCGCTTCCATAACGTCAGTAAACCTCCAAGGATGAAATAATCATGATGGACGAAAATCAACCGCAAGATCCGTCCCCCGAGTCGAATCCGGAAACCAACCCGGAAGCCACTCCCGAACAGCCGCTGGAAAAGCAGAATCCTCCTGCCATCAGCTACACGCGCGGGAACGAAAAATATGACAGCGAAAATCTGCAGCACCTGTCGGATAAAGAACATGTGCGCGAACGTCCTAGTATGTATATCGGCGACACCGGCGACCGCGGGCTCCATCATCTGGTTTACGAAGTCGTTGATAACTCGATCGACGAAGCGATGGCAGGCTACGCCAGAAATATCAGCGTCACCATCAATAACGATAACTCCATCACCGTCGAAGACGACGGCCGCGGCATCCCCGTGGATCTGCACCGCGACCTGTCGCAAGAGATGGGACGCGAAGTTTCCACGCTGGAAGGGGTGATGACCGTTCTCAAGTTTGGCGGCAAGTTCGAAAAAGGCGCCTACCAGGCTTCCGGTGGTCTGCACGGCGTGGGCGTAACGGTCGTTAACTTCCTGTCCGAATGGGCCGAAGTAGAAGTCCGCCGCGACGGTCATGTGTACCAGCAGGAATACGAACGGGGCGAACCGGTCGGACCCGTCAGCCGTGTCGGAGCCACCGATCGCGTGGGCACCAAAACCACGTTCAAACCCGATAGCCAGATTTTCCGGACGACCGTGTTTATCTACGATCGTTTGCGGAAGCGTATGCAGGAACTGGCATTCCTGAACCGCGGCGTCCGCATCAAACTGCACGACGCCATCCGCAACGACGGCGATTCCTTCTACTATGAACGCGGTATTGTGGAGTATGTCGAACATCTCAACCGCGCCAGTGATGTTCTGCATAATGAAGTGGTTTACGTGCAGGGGGAAGAAACAGGCGTCGGCTATGAAATCGCCCTGCAGTACTCCGGCGAACTGACAGAAAGCCTGCACTCGTACGTCAATAACATCAATACGACCGAAGGCGGCACGCACGTATCCGGCTTTCGCGCCGCCCTCACCCGCTCGCTGAATAACTATGGGAAAAAGGAGAATATGTTTCCCAAAGATATGCAAGTGACGGGCGACGACTTTCGCGAAGGTCTCACGGTCGTCATCTCGCTCCGCGTGCCTGAACCGCAGTTCGAAGGACAGACCAAAACCAAACTCGGCAACGGTGAGATCGAAGGCATCATCAACTCGGCCGTCGGCGATTTCCTCACCAAACATTTTGAGGAGAATCCCAAGACCGCGAAGATCATTGTTCGCAAAGGCATCCTCGCCGCCGAAGCCCGCCTTGCCGCCAAGAAGGCCCGTGAACTGGTCCGCAAAAAGACCGGCCTCGGCATGGGCAGCTTGCCTGGCAAACTACGCGACTGCCTCAGCAAAGATATGGAGAAATGCGAACTGTACCTGGTGGAAGGCGACTCGGCCGGCGGCAGCGCCGAAGGCGGGCGACTGCGCGATTACCAGGCCATCCTGCCCCTGCGAGGCAAGATTATCAATGCCTATAAATCACGCGAAGATAAAGTCCTGGCCAACGAAGAAGTCCAGTCGATGATCCGCGCCATTGGCATTGGCATCGGCGAAGAACAGGATCTTGCCAAACGCCGGTATGACAAAATCATCATCATGACCGACGCCGACGTCGACGGCAGTCATATCCGTACCTTGCTACTGTGCTTCTTCTATCGGCAAATGTACAAACTGGTGGTTGGCGGACATATCTATGTGGCCCAGCCGCCTTTGTTCCGCGTGAAGAGCAAGAAGGATGTGTACTACGTCCAGCGCGAAGAAGAAATGCGAACGCAGCTGCTGGAGAAAGGTCTCTCTGACTCCGTGTTCGTCGATCCGCTCCAGGCGGAAACGATCGAAGGCGAACGGATGGCCGAACTTTGTCGCCTGCTGGCCGTGCTGGAACAGGACGGCCTGCTGCCGCTGGAACGCAGCGGCGTTAATCTTAAAGCACACGCCGAACGGATGGACCTGCAGACCGGCCAGTTGCCCGTCTTCCATGTGTTTCTGGGACGTGAAGAGCACTGGTTTGTCACCCGCAAGCAGCTGGAGGAATTTCTCCGCTCGCGCGAAGCGGAACTCGGCAAAGAGATCTCCGTCAGCGACGCCAAGAATCCTGATATCGACGCCGAAGCGGTCGACCAGTTCCACGTGACGGAGCTACACGAAGTCAAAACAATCAACAACAGCTTGAAAAAGCTGCTGGAATTTGGTTTCGACATCCAGTCGCTGATCCCGCAGGAGCGGACGGGCATCGAAGAGCCGCGTTACGTGCTCCGCCGCGGCGATTCCGAAACCCCGCTGGAAGATCTCCGCGGGCTCCTGGCCGCCATCCGGGCCGCCGGCGAAAAAGGCCTCCAGGTGACCCGCTTTAAAGGTCTGGGCGAAATGAACGCGGAAGAACTCCGCGACACCACCCTGGACCCGGCCAACCGCACGCTCGTGCGAGTCCGCATGCCCGACGTCGCCGCCGCCGACGAAATGTTCCGCGTCCTCATGGGCGAAAAAGTCGAACCCCGCCGCGAATTCATCGAAAAGAACGCCGCCCAGGTCCGCAACCTCGACGTCTAAAGTGTCACATTGGTGTCAGACATGAAAGTTGTCATTTCAGACATAATACCTGGCCAAGAAAGACATAAAACTTGTCACAGGTACAACGAGTGTTCTGTGTGTTGGGCGAAGGCCGGCATGGTTTCGTCGTAACCCATGATGAGACAAGATGTTAATTCCGACAAAGAAACGCGAGACTTTTAGTCCGCGTATCGAATCGCGCAGTTTCGTTTATTTTGAAGAACTGTGAAGGCAACGTTTGATGACGCGCAGTGGAGGCGAAGCCGACAAGATCGGCAACCACTACGAATCGGTGTGGACGGTTGATGTATTTCTCGACCTGCATCGTGGTCGGTACTGCGAGATGGAAATCGAATCGTACGGAGAAGATTCGCTCGGAGTAGAGTTTCAAGCAACAACCGAGTCTGGAATCATCGAGTTTCACTCGGTAAAACGTCAGTCTCAGTTGAAGGAATGGTCAATCTCCAAGCTGAGCGGGCCTGCCCCATCGACAGGACGCAGTATTCTCGGTGATCTTTCTGAAAAACTTGACCGCCATCCCACTGCGCACCTCAAGTTTATCTCCGCG is part of the Lignipirellula cremea genome and encodes:
- a CDS encoding DUF721 domain-containing protein; the encoded protein is MDKDYEKEDLANLLFDAARRRQFTKAPKKISGLMSSLLARKGYAQEQTSSDCSAAWAEAAGPRLAKQTRSGSIKRGVLEVFVRNSTVHQELVFQKKQILKKLLHAAASFKIRDIRFKIGVVDFGDDNTPPAGRT
- the dnaN gene encoding DNA polymerase III subunit beta; translation: MKLTCDREKFFAAFQIAAAVAPSRSPKPILQSVKLDVGKDEAMLTATDMEVGIRVQASGVTVEQPGAVILPVSRVAAILRESTDDRLDIEADEKGAVIRGQRSEFKLPVQDPSEFPQVAAFNEEKLHELKAGSLRELIRRTSFATDVESARYALGGVLFEFTADGVTAVGTDGRRLAKMECAGKAIGGHEVHDATTIIPTRAAQLIERTLAALAESDDTIQIAARANDVLVRCGAAVLYSRLVEGRFPKWRDVFPQRTNAVKIPLVVGPAYSALRQASIVASNESRGIDFQFGQGSLVLSGSNADHGAARVEMPIPYDGEPITLTLDHRYLADFFKVLDAEKTFTCEIESSDTAALCTTDDGYGYVIMPLQRDRR
- a CDS encoding helix-turn-helix domain-containing protein; the protein is MSIPLRGAQRKSFSNGKTVRLAEEFLAGEENALARAAAESFLNPSQPDHFSYNPWVLYGPTGVGKSLLAQGLLHQLQARDWSTLCIAGVDWAREYADAVETKSVGEMREKYQAYDYLLIEDLHEMAEKKPAQQELVLLIDALLDAGSRLWVTLLAPPTETRGFLPALASRLAEGLATPLRPPGPLVRKELLQRLATASKIKLSGPALATLVESTSGAPLELKQTLLAAAAAAHAAGETLSPAFLAQHLSAARAARRPSLRNITAKVSGRFQLKSSELKSATRRQAVVRARGVAMYIARQLTDKTLEEVGKHYGGRDHTTVLHACRRTEALLHEDPELQKLVEEIAIQLS
- a CDS encoding DNA gyrase subunit B; the encoded protein is MDENQPQDPSPESNPETNPEATPEQPLEKQNPPAISYTRGNEKYDSENLQHLSDKEHVRERPSMYIGDTGDRGLHHLVYEVVDNSIDEAMAGYARNISVTINNDNSITVEDDGRGIPVDLHRDLSQEMGREVSTLEGVMTVLKFGGKFEKGAYQASGGLHGVGVTVVNFLSEWAEVEVRRDGHVYQQEYERGEPVGPVSRVGATDRVGTKTTFKPDSQIFRTTVFIYDRLRKRMQELAFLNRGVRIKLHDAIRNDGDSFYYERGIVEYVEHLNRASDVLHNEVVYVQGEETGVGYEIALQYSGELTESLHSYVNNINTTEGGTHVSGFRAALTRSLNNYGKKENMFPKDMQVTGDDFREGLTVVISLRVPEPQFEGQTKTKLGNGEIEGIINSAVGDFLTKHFEENPKTAKIIVRKGILAAEARLAAKKARELVRKKTGLGMGSLPGKLRDCLSKDMEKCELYLVEGDSAGGSAEGGRLRDYQAILPLRGKIINAYKSREDKVLANEEVQSMIRAIGIGIGEEQDLAKRRYDKIIIMTDADVDGSHIRTLLLCFFYRQMYKLVVGGHIYVAQPPLFRVKSKKDVYYVQREEEMRTQLLEKGLSDSVFVDPLQAETIEGERMAELCRLLAVLEQDGLLPLERSGVNLKAHAERMDLQTGQLPVFHVFLGREEHWFVTRKQLEEFLRSREAELGKEISVSDAKNPDIDAEAVDQFHVTELHEVKTINNSLKKLLEFGFDIQSLIPQERTGIEEPRYVLRRGDSETPLEDLRGLLAAIRAAGEKGLQVTRFKGLGEMNAEELRDTTLDPANRTLVRVRMPDVAAADEMFRVLMGEKVEPRREFIEKNAAQVRNLDV